A segment of the Polyodon spathula isolate WHYD16114869_AA unplaced genomic scaffold, ASM1765450v1 scaffolds_1814, whole genome shotgun sequence genome:
CGGTGGAGAAGGGTTTGGGATTGGCTTGGGTGTTTTATGAAatctagtcgaaatgtttgtcataaAATTTGTATACTTTTCTTATAGTATTATAACATTGCACATCTAACACCttaccgtgtgtgtgtgcgtgcgtgcgtgtgtctgtgtgtgtcagtgtgtgtctgcgtgcgtgtgtctgtgtgtatcagtgtgtgtgtctgtgtgtctgtgtgtatcagtgtgtgtatcagtgtgtgtgtgtctgtgtgaatgcATGCCCAGTGTTTATGATTAATACAGCACCTCAGTAGTTTAACAGACTGCCATTCCTTCCTCGTTACACACACAGCCCCATCTCATAACTACAGCTCCTCGCTACAGCATTACGAAGCCGGGCTCCGTGGGTGACCTGGCTGGGTCGTTGGCCTCCCAGAGCTTCTCGAACTCCTGCAGGAATGGCTTCACGAAGCCGCTGTCCTCGGTGACCAGGACGTTCTCCTTGTTTCCCTGCACGGCCTGGTGCGTCCAGTTCAGAGAGCCCGTCACCAGGAGCTTCCTATCCACCACGGCGAACTTGTGGTGCATGTGGAACCCGCCCAGCTCGTGCCTCACCGAGACCCCTGCGGATTCACAGACAGGGTTAAACAGTgacagttaaagaaacaggcacGTCAGCGACAGCCGAGCCACATCGCAGCCGCGTGTACAGACTGGGGGAGAACAAGAAGCGGCACTGCATACTTTAAATGGGAGTCATCTGATTAGGTAAGCAAGTGATGTGCATCACCTTACAAACGCACAACTCTGGCCAAAGCGCCGCCCAACAGAATGAACAAATTCTGCTTCAGTCGAgtggaacctgctgaataacatcACGACAGAGGCTTGCCGTAGTTCTAGGAGCTCAGCTCAGCTCGCTACGCTAACCCTACTGCTCCCTCAGCCTGTATAGCCCAGGCTCACCTTCCAGTACTTGTTCTGCAAGCCTTTGTCCGCCGCCTCCCCCTTTGCAGCTGCGTCTCCCTTGTGGGGGGGTCGGCGGTCCTCCCCCACCCGGCCCTGGTGACCTCAGACCCACGTCCAGAAGACGAGGTCCTGGGCCAAACAGCCAATCACCCCACACTCTCATGCAAagcttgtggccatagctgtacatgcacAGACACAATCGAAGCAGAAAAAGCAAGCGAAGAGGCAATGGATTTTCAACCAGGAAGTAGTGCTATTCAGAGGCAGGAAATAGGTTTTAAAACACCTGATCAGCCCCATTTAAAGGGGCACAGTGATACTGCTGCTTGTGCGAACAAAGGGGTAAGACacggcttttaaaacactattAGAGCTCCTTTTAAAAGGGTctggaggctaggagtgtattaTACAAGCCTGCTGAAAAAACACCACAATCTGCGCATTCGTTCTTTCAATGAGGACCCTAATAAAAGAGCCCCAAGGTTATCAGAAAACCAACAGCCTGGTCtctcaatttaaataataatgactcCGCAGTCTAGAACTCTCTACAccttttctgatttatttttctgctctgttGATTGTACACACTTGCTGTATCTTACTGTGCACTCTAAAACATCAGCTAACTGTGGAGAAATTAATCAGTACAGACATATGCATCGTCATACCACTGGCTGGCATGAACGACCAGAGACATTGCACCAGGAATCTGCAGAGCTAGCTGGCACACTGGCCAAGGCCTTCTCTAGAAGTCTTCTCGGCTTGGATTACTGATTTCCCTTAGCCTGGAGACACCTGTGGGTGTAATTACCAGGATATGACTCACGCAGGACAGGATCGCCCGCAGCTTACATAAGAGCTAAGAAAATGCTGATTTGCAACAGAACAAAAGATCCTGTTTGCGCTGAATGAAGCTGCAATGCAAACTCCTGCAAgcacaaattaaaacacaaaggaCACGCACCTCATTAGTATTGatttttatacagtgctttgTGTGCCATCAACTCCGATGTACGATGTAAAAAGCCTGGAGATTGAAGGCTGAGAGACTCGCAGAAGCCAAGCCAAACCGTCCTCTTGCAAATTGAAGTGCTCTTTTGTGTCTGATCCAGACGTCCCATTAAGAGACTCCCTGATGGGTTTAATTAAAAGAGACAAGCTGGACTGGGCAGGATCCAGCACGCCCGTTTCCAGCTCCCCTGCTCGTCAGCATTTTATTTCTGCAAGCTTCTGCAAGGGTGGGAGTGGAGAAGCAGGGAGGGAGTGGAGAAGCAGGGTGGGCGTGGAGAAGCAGGGTGGGAGTGGAGAAGCAGGGTGGGCGTGGAGAAGCAGGGTGGGAGTGGAGAAGCAGGGTGGGCGTGGAGAAGCAGGGTGGGAGTGGAGAAGCAGGGTGGGAGTGGAGGAAGCAGAGTGGGAGTGGGGAAGCAGGGTGGGAGTGGGGAAGCGGAGggggagtggggaagctgggtGGGAGTGGAGAAGCAGAGTGGGAGTGGGGAAGCAGGGTGGGAGTGGGGAAGCAGGGAGGGAGTGGGGAAGCAGAGTGGGAGTGGGGAAGCAGGGTGGGAGTGGGGAAGAAGTGGGGAAGCAGAGGGAGTGGGGAAGCAGGGTGGGAGTGGGGAAGCAGAGGGGTGGGGAGTGGGGAAGCAGAGTGGGAGTGGGGAAGCAGAGtgggagtggggaagctgggtGGGAGTGGGGAAGCGGAGGGGGAGTGGGGAAGCAGGGTGGGAGTGGGGAAGCGGAGGGGGAGTGGGGAAGCAGGGTGGGAGTGGGGAAGCGGAGGGGGAGTGGGGAAGCAGAGTGGGAGTGGGGAAGCAGGGTGGGAGTGGGGAAGCGGAGggggagtggggaagctgggtGGGAGTGGAGAAGCGGAGGGGGAGTGGGGAAGCAGGGTGGGAGTGGGGAAGCGGAGggggagtggggaagctgggtGGGAGTGGAGAAGCAGGGTGGGAGTGGGGAAGCGGAGGGGGAGTGGGGAAGCAGGGTGGgagtggggaaggggagggagtGGGGAAGCAAGGTAGGAGTGGGGAAGCGGAGCGGTACCTACCTGCCTTGCGGAGCGCTCCGATCTGGGAGCCACTGATCATCATGTAGTCCTTGTCGGTGACGACGCGCACAGAGACCCCGCGCTGGCAGTGCAGCTCCAGCACCACCCTGCACAGCTCCTGGCTGGAGAAGGCGAAGATGCAGAGGTCCAGGGAGGAGCGAGCGGAGAGCAGGTGCCCCAGGAGCCGGGTGAAAGGGGTGGCGTCTCCGTGGGGCAGCGGGCAGGAGCAGGGCCCGGGCTGGAAGACGTGGTTGATGCAGGTAACCGCGGCGGGGAAGAAGAGGACTTCCTTCACAGGCTTGACTCTGCCGTCTCGCAGGCAGCGAAGCAGCCAGGAGATTCCTTCCAGGCTCAGGGTGGCAGCCAGCACGCCAATCCCCAACAGCTTCAACACTTTCCCCGCAGAAAACCCCTCCGGGAGCATTCTGTTTTCGTTTATCCCCCCAGCGGCTGGAAAGAGGTGAAGATGTGTATTATTGCATTTGTAAATAAGACAAGTATAATGCATGGATTGAAATTCAcgcccagtcctgggtttcagttTTACAGAACAGATCGTCAGCCAGGAGTCTGATGTTCAAACGATGCAATCAGCACAGCTTGTACGGACTCTCACCCACGCTATGTGGTttctaataattattttttcgttctctctctcacattgatgatgcaaaaggCCCTAACTAACTCAGCAGAGAAACTACTGCCTGGCTGAgctcagacttttaaaaaaaaaaattcactgaaGTACATCATGTAAAAGTAATTGGGCGTCCAAGTGATTACATTTCTGTATCCCCTGTTTATTCTACCTGTAAATGAATTGTTATGCCCCTCATGCACGCTGGCCTGCCCTTTACAATGCCTTTACAATACCCGGCGTTTTGCTGTTAACTTTGACGAGGGGCTTTATAGCCCAGTTTGTGCTCTGCGTGTAAATCAAAACCACCGGGCAGATCACCATGGCAACTCCAACACACTCCCACCCGAGAAAACACCCTTCAGCAAAATGTGCAGGATGGTGAAGTTTAACCCGGGTCTCTGGCTAGGGAGACCTCCCTTTATTCCCGTGTCATTTTGAAACGACCCGCCTCTCACACGTACCTGCTCATACTAGTTGCGTTATttgcattacagtttttaaaaaaaaaaaaaaaaaaagaataatgttgttttaaacagcgtggttaaaaaaaaaaaaaaaaatacaaaaataaatgataataacaatgtTTACAGgagcccattattattattattattattattattattattatttttgtatgaacaaaACTGGACTGATTGTACTGCCTACAGTTTGCATTGATTTGCAGAAAAATTTCAATACGTAACTGCTTAGGCCTGTGTCTCTAACTGGCGGTTTACAATATTATTacacgcgttttttttttttttgacccggcattttaaaattcaaacacagaaCAAGGTGTCAAAAttgaaacacaacaaaacaaaacggctgATCCACAATAATGCGCGCAAGGGGACGCGCTCTCAAAACCCAGGCGTGCTCCAGCCAGGGCTTCAAACCTAAAATCAAACACATTACCACGGCTACAGGCGTG
Coding sequences within it:
- the pld6 gene encoding mitochondrial cardiolipin hydrolase produces the protein MHYTCLIYKCNNTHLHLFPAAGGINENRMLPEGFSAGKVLKLLGIGVLAATLSLEGISWLLRCLRDGRVKPVKEVLFFPAAVTCINHVFQPGPCSCPLPHGDATPFTRLLGHLLSARSSLDLCIFAFSSQELCRVVLELHCQRGVSVRVVTDKDYMMISGSQIGALRKAGVSVRHELGGFHMHHKFAVVDRKLLVTGSLNWTHQAVQGNKENVLVTEDSGFVKPFLQEFEKLWEANDPARSPTEPGFVML